The following are encoded together in the Microterricola viridarii genome:
- a CDS encoding PH domain-containing protein yields the protein MTNLGGAGLPAAGGFPSSSAGQQSTAPAEHVIARLRRHGRMLFWPTVLLLAVAAATGYFYGRMPEEWQNVAILIVAAVLVAVGFIAPLLAWLSRRYTITTRRVIVRHGFFVRVRQELMHSRGYEISVRRSWLQSAFRTGDILINTGLEQPIVLRDVPNASLVQRVLQELIEGSQGGLAARRPGGQGAPDDHTVAWGER from the coding sequence ATGACGAACCTCGGTGGAGCAGGCCTGCCCGCGGCGGGCGGATTTCCGTCGTCGAGCGCGGGCCAGCAGTCGACCGCCCCGGCCGAGCACGTCATCGCCCGGCTGCGCCGGCACGGTCGGATGCTGTTCTGGCCGACGGTCCTGCTGCTCGCCGTGGCCGCGGCCACCGGCTACTTCTACGGCCGGATGCCCGAGGAATGGCAGAACGTCGCGATCCTGATCGTCGCCGCGGTGCTGGTGGCCGTCGGCTTCATCGCCCCCTTGCTGGCCTGGCTGAGCCGGCGCTACACGATCACCACCCGGCGCGTGATCGTGCGGCACGGCTTCTTCGTGCGGGTGCGCCAGGAGCTCATGCACAGCCGCGGTTACGAGATCAGTGTGCGCCGGTCGTGGCTGCAGAGCGCCTTCCGCACCGGCGACATCCTGATCAACACGGGGCTCGAGCAGCCCATCGTGCTGCGCGACGTGCCGAACGCCTCCCTCGTGCAGCGCGTGCTGCAGGAACTGATCGAGGGCAGCCAGGGCGGACTCGCGGCCCGTCGGCCCGGCGGGCAGGGCGCGCCGGACGACCACACGGTGGCCTGGGGCGAGCGCTAG
- the purE gene encoding 5-(carboxyamino)imidazole ribonucleotide mutase, with the protein MGSDSDWNVMSAAAELLREFGVPFEVEVLSAHRTPEKMIAYGKSAHARGLKVIIAGAGGAAHLPGMLASVTTLPVVGVPVPLGLLDGMDSLLSIVQMPAGVPVATVSIGGAKNAGLIAVKVLATADDRLSVALADYAENLADIVEQKNAALQARL; encoded by the coding sequence ATGGGCTCGGACTCCGACTGGAACGTCATGTCGGCTGCCGCCGAGCTGCTGCGCGAGTTCGGGGTGCCGTTCGAGGTCGAGGTGCTCTCCGCACACCGCACCCCGGAGAAGATGATCGCCTACGGCAAGTCGGCGCACGCCCGCGGCCTCAAGGTCATCATCGCCGGTGCCGGGGGCGCTGCCCACCTGCCCGGCATGCTGGCATCCGTCACCACCCTGCCCGTCGTCGGCGTTCCCGTGCCGCTCGGGCTGCTGGACGGCATGGACTCCCTGCTCTCGATCGTGCAGATGCCCGCCGGCGTTCCGGTGGCCACAGTATCGATCGGCGGCGCCAAGAACGCCGGGCTCATCGCCGTGAAGGTGCTGGCGACGGCCGACGACAGACTCAGCGTTGCGCTCGCGGACTACGCCGAGAACCTCGCCGACATCGTCGAGCAGAAGAACGCGGCCCTGCAGGCCCGCCTATGA
- a CDS encoding acyl-CoA carboxylase subunit beta — MYTTAGKLADLKQRYHEAVTASGEAAIAKQHAKGKMTARERIESLLDPGSFVELDEFVRHRTHAFGMDAKRPYGDAVVTGLGTIHGRQVAVYSQDFTIFGGSLGEVAGEKIIKVMDHALKTGVPIIGILDSGGARIQEGVVALGKYGEIFRRNTLASGVIPQISIIMGPAAGGAVYSPALTDFVIMVDKTSQMFVTGPDVIKTVTGEDVGMEELGGALTHNKVSGVSHYLASDEPDALDYARALVSFLPDNNMAELPVYESKVELEITDADRKLNTIIPDSPNQPYDMKTIIEHLVDNGDFLEVQPLFAPNILIGFARVEGRSVGVVANQPNAMAGTLNIDAGEKASRFVRFCDAFSIPILTLVDVPGYLPGTDQEWTGVIRRGAKLLYAYAEATVPLVTVITRKAYGGAYIVMGSKQLGADMNLAWPTAEIAVMGGQGAVNILYRPELKRAEEAGEDVGAVRTKLANEYTYNVASPFLAAERGELDGVIEPAATRIAVVKALRALRTKRASLPPKKHGNIPL; from the coding sequence ATGTACACGACGGCGGGCAAGCTCGCCGACCTGAAGCAGCGCTACCACGAGGCCGTCACGGCCAGCGGTGAGGCGGCGATCGCCAAGCAGCACGCCAAGGGCAAGATGACGGCGCGCGAGCGCATCGAGTCCCTGCTCGACCCCGGCTCGTTCGTCGAGCTCGACGAGTTCGTGCGGCACCGCACGCACGCCTTCGGCATGGACGCCAAGCGGCCATACGGCGACGCCGTCGTCACCGGCCTCGGCACCATTCACGGCCGCCAGGTGGCCGTGTACTCCCAGGACTTCACGATCTTCGGCGGCTCGCTCGGCGAGGTCGCCGGCGAGAAGATCATCAAGGTGATGGACCACGCCCTGAAGACCGGCGTGCCCATCATCGGCATCCTCGACTCCGGCGGAGCCCGCATCCAGGAGGGTGTCGTCGCGCTCGGCAAGTACGGCGAGATCTTCCGCCGCAACACGCTGGCCTCCGGCGTCATCCCGCAGATCTCCATCATCATGGGCCCGGCAGCCGGCGGCGCGGTGTACTCCCCCGCCCTCACTGACTTCGTCATCATGGTCGACAAGACCAGCCAGATGTTCGTCACCGGCCCCGACGTCATCAAGACCGTCACCGGTGAGGATGTCGGCATGGAGGAGCTCGGCGGCGCGCTGACCCACAACAAGGTCTCTGGCGTGTCTCACTACCTCGCCAGCGATGAGCCGGACGCCCTCGACTACGCCCGCGCGCTGGTCAGCTTCCTGCCCGACAACAACATGGCAGAGCTGCCCGTGTACGAGAGCAAGGTCGAGCTCGAGATCACGGATGCCGACCGCAAGCTGAACACGATCATCCCCGATTCGCCCAACCAGCCGTATGACATGAAGACGATCATCGAGCACCTGGTCGACAACGGCGACTTCCTTGAGGTGCAGCCGCTGTTCGCCCCGAACATCCTGATCGGCTTCGCCCGGGTCGAGGGCCGCTCGGTCGGCGTTGTCGCCAACCAGCCCAACGCCATGGCCGGAACCTTGAACATCGACGCCGGTGAGAAGGCCAGCCGCTTCGTGCGCTTCTGCGACGCCTTCTCGATCCCGATCCTCACCCTGGTCGACGTGCCCGGCTACCTGCCCGGCACCGACCAGGAGTGGACGGGCGTCATCCGCCGCGGCGCGAAGCTGCTCTACGCCTACGCGGAGGCGACGGTGCCACTGGTGACCGTCATCACCCGCAAGGCCTACGGCGGAGCGTACATCGTGATGGGCTCCAAGCAGCTCGGCGCCGACATGAACCTGGCCTGGCCGACGGCCGAGATCGCCGTGATGGGCGGCCAGGGCGCCGTGAACATCCTCTACCGCCCGGAGCTCAAGCGCGCAGAGGAGGCCGGCGAGGACGTCGGCGCCGTGCGCACCAAGCTGGCCAACGAGTACACCTACAACGTGGCCAGCCCGTTCCTCGCGGCCGAACGCGGCGAGCTCGACGGCGTGATCGAGCCGGCGGCGACCCGCATCGCCGTGGTCAAGGCGCTGCGGGCGCTGCGCACCAAGCGCGCCAGCCTGCCGCCCAAGAAGCACGGGAACATCCCGCTGTGA
- a CDS encoding response regulator, giving the protein MLTTEQALVRVAIVDDHESVRLGITAACAAAGYDVVSTAATAQALIDGLDGRPIDVVVLDLSLGDGSRVTDNVKIAQATGAAVLVHSIADRVASVREALAAGVAGVIPKSSPTTTVMAAIATVARGEVLNNLEWATAIDADRDFAKAQLGRRERDVLHLYASGLPLKLVAGQLGIAHSTAREYLDRIRMKYVEVGRPAPTKVDLLRRAVEDGILPGLDQEGEDGRG; this is encoded by the coding sequence ATGTTGACGACAGAGCAGGCATTGGTGCGCGTTGCGATCGTCGATGATCACGAGTCGGTTCGACTCGGGATCACGGCGGCGTGCGCGGCGGCCGGTTACGACGTGGTGAGTACCGCCGCCACCGCACAGGCGTTGATCGACGGCCTCGACGGCCGCCCGATCGACGTGGTCGTGCTCGACCTCTCGCTGGGCGACGGCTCCCGGGTGACCGACAACGTCAAGATCGCCCAGGCCACGGGCGCGGCCGTGCTGGTGCACAGCATCGCCGACCGGGTGGCCAGCGTGCGCGAGGCCCTCGCCGCCGGTGTCGCCGGCGTCATCCCCAAGTCCTCGCCGACCACGACCGTGATGGCCGCGATCGCGACCGTCGCCCGCGGCGAGGTGCTGAACAACCTCGAGTGGGCCACCGCAATCGATGCCGACCGCGACTTCGCCAAGGCGCAGCTCGGCCGGCGCGAACGCGATGTGCTGCACCTCTACGCATCCGGCCTGCCGCTCAAACTCGTTGCCGGGCAGCTGGGCATCGCCCACTCCACCGCGCGCGAATACCTCGACCGCATCCGGATGAAGTACGTCGAGGTCGGCCGCCCGGCCCCGACCAAGGTCGACCTGCTGCGCCGCGCCGTCGAAGACGGCATCCTCCCCGGCCTCGACCAGGAAGGTGAGGATGGTCGCGGTTAG
- a CDS encoding sensor histidine kinase — protein sequence MVAVSPAQQPVRGGTGIKAISAAKIEVIAARAVGIFGIVFGLQCLPIMMRQLPYLDRGWADAVNIAVFGGLILVAVAGTFNRFVRLTTSWVAFSYLMALLVWPLTVVDATPFATQAPWLWFICTVATACAAVAFPVVWAASYTVLVPVVYGLIRTLPAGGQADTALAALDALYAIMLGLVVLIIITMLRQAATAVDVAQIAALNSYTTAVRQHATELERIEVDAIVHDSVLTTLLSAANARTEADAELAARMAREAIAKVDAASSALPGSDRVIPVVHLERRLRAAVAGFSAPVSVTVAQLAGHTLPAQATEAMYSAAVQALVNSLQHAGGTGNEPAARRPVRRTLSIQADDAGTVRVEIADTGIGFDVEATPAARLGVRVSILERVASVGGVAQVQSASGEGTTIVLEWPASSEDATA from the coding sequence ATGGTCGCGGTTAGCCCCGCGCAGCAGCCGGTTCGAGGGGGCACCGGCATCAAGGCGATCAGCGCCGCAAAAATCGAAGTCATCGCGGCCCGCGCCGTCGGTATCTTCGGCATCGTCTTCGGCCTGCAGTGCCTGCCGATCATGATGCGCCAGCTGCCATACCTCGACAGAGGCTGGGCGGATGCCGTCAACATCGCGGTGTTCGGCGGGCTCATCCTCGTCGCCGTCGCGGGCACGTTCAACCGATTTGTGCGGCTCACCACCAGCTGGGTGGCCTTCTCCTACCTGATGGCCCTGCTCGTCTGGCCGCTGACCGTGGTCGACGCCACGCCGTTCGCCACCCAGGCGCCGTGGCTCTGGTTCATCTGCACGGTGGCCACCGCGTGCGCCGCCGTTGCCTTCCCGGTCGTCTGGGCTGCCTCATACACGGTGCTCGTTCCCGTCGTCTACGGCCTCATCCGCACCCTCCCCGCCGGTGGCCAGGCCGACACTGCGCTGGCCGCGCTGGACGCGCTGTACGCCATCATGCTGGGCCTGGTCGTGCTCATCATCATCACGATGCTCCGGCAGGCCGCGACCGCCGTCGACGTAGCGCAGATCGCCGCGCTCAACAGCTACACCACGGCCGTGCGCCAGCACGCGACGGAGCTGGAGCGGATCGAGGTGGATGCCATCGTGCACGACAGCGTGCTCACCACGCTGCTCTCCGCTGCGAACGCGCGCACCGAGGCCGACGCGGAACTCGCGGCCAGGATGGCCAGGGAGGCGATCGCCAAGGTGGATGCCGCCAGCAGCGCGCTCCCCGGCAGCGACCGCGTCATCCCCGTCGTGCACCTCGAACGCCGGCTGCGCGCCGCCGTCGCCGGGTTCTCGGCTCCGGTGAGCGTGACCGTCGCCCAACTGGCCGGGCACACGCTGCCGGCACAGGCCACAGAGGCGATGTACTCCGCTGCCGTGCAGGCGCTGGTGAACAGCCTGCAGCACGCGGGCGGCACAGGAAACGAGCCCGCAGCCCGCCGGCCGGTCCGCCGCACGCTCTCAATCCAGGCCGACGACGCCGGCACGGTGCGGGTGGAGATCGCCGACACCGGCATCGGGTTCGACGTCGAGGCAACACCCGCCGCCCGCCTGGGCGTTCGGGTTTCGATCCTGGAGCGCGTCGCCTCGGTCGGCGGTGTCGCACAGGTGCAGAGCGCCAGCGGGGAAGGCACAACGATCGTGCTGGAATGGCCGGCTTCGAGCGAGGACGCGACAGCATGA
- a CDS encoding 5-(carboxyamino)imidazole ribonucleotide synthase, producing the protein MIVGVIGGGQLARMMIPAAVNLGIEIRVLAETDGMSAELAASGVGDYRDRATVLAFAETVDVITFDHEHVPQEILHALLEQGTPVHPGPDALLYAQDKLLMRAKLSELGLPVPDWAAIENAEQLGEFLEAHGGRAVVKTPRGGYDGKGVRVVHAAHEVDDWFLALAEDGRGGALLVEELVEFTRELAQLVARRPSGEIAAWPVVETVQAGGVCSEVIAPAPHAAGRVADVAADIAITIAEGIGVTGVLAVELFETTDQRLLVNELAMRPHNSGHWSQDGSTTSQFEQHLRAVLDLPLGGTGTRDAWTVMVNILGGPASGSLADRYAEAFAAHPTVKVHNYGKDPRPGRKIGHVNVGGDDLDDVTYQARAAAAFFQD; encoded by the coding sequence ATGATTGTTGGAGTGATCGGTGGCGGCCAGCTGGCCCGGATGATGATCCCCGCCGCGGTGAACCTGGGCATCGAGATCCGCGTGCTCGCGGAGACCGACGGCATGTCCGCCGAGCTGGCTGCCAGCGGTGTTGGCGACTACCGCGACCGTGCGACCGTGCTCGCCTTCGCCGAGACCGTCGACGTCATCACCTTCGACCACGAACACGTTCCGCAGGAGATCCTGCACGCCCTGCTCGAGCAGGGCACCCCGGTGCACCCCGGCCCCGACGCGCTGCTCTACGCGCAGGACAAGCTGCTGATGCGCGCCAAGCTCTCTGAGCTCGGCCTGCCCGTGCCCGACTGGGCGGCCATCGAGAACGCCGAGCAGCTCGGCGAGTTCCTCGAGGCGCACGGCGGCCGTGCCGTCGTGAAGACCCCGCGCGGCGGCTATGACGGCAAGGGCGTGCGTGTCGTGCACGCTGCCCACGAGGTTGACGACTGGTTCCTCGCGCTCGCCGAGGACGGCCGCGGCGGTGCGCTGCTGGTCGAGGAGCTCGTCGAGTTCACCCGCGAGCTAGCCCAGCTCGTCGCCCGGCGCCCCTCCGGTGAGATCGCCGCCTGGCCCGTCGTGGAGACGGTGCAGGCCGGCGGCGTGTGCAGCGAGGTCATCGCGCCGGCGCCGCACGCGGCAGGGCGGGTGGCGGATGTCGCCGCCGACATCGCCATCACGATCGCTGAGGGCATCGGCGTCACCGGTGTGCTCGCCGTCGAGCTGTTCGAGACCACCGACCAGCGGCTGCTGGTCAACGAGCTGGCCATGCGACCGCACAACAGCGGGCACTGGTCGCAGGACGGCTCAACCACCAGCCAGTTCGAGCAGCACCTGCGCGCCGTGCTCGACCTGCCGCTCGGCGGCACCGGCACACGCGACGCCTGGACGGTCATGGTCAACATTCTGGGCGGGCCGGCATCCGGCAGTCTCGCCGACCGCTACGCCGAGGCTTTCGCCGCCCACCCGACGGTCAAGGTGCACAACTACGGCAAGGATCCGCGCCCCGGCCGCAAGATCGGGCACGTCAATGTCGGCGGCGACGACCTCGACGATGTGACGTATCAGGCGCGAGCCGCTGCGGCTTTCTTTCAGGACTGA
- a CDS encoding GtrA family protein, whose product MAQLPARLQTVIVQAAKFSAVGLVGFVVDVTLFNLLRTTVLSPELVASGPIIAKSISTTVAIAINWIGNRLWTFGKQRTRNTLREGIEFFLVSVAGMGIAVGCLWFSREVLGFTSLLADNIASNVVGLALGAAFRFLLYRYWVFAPSRSAALAD is encoded by the coding sequence ATGGCCCAGCTGCCCGCACGACTTCAGACCGTCATAGTGCAGGCGGCGAAGTTCAGCGCGGTCGGCCTGGTCGGCTTCGTGGTGGATGTCACGCTGTTCAACCTGCTGCGCACCACCGTGCTGAGCCCGGAGCTCGTGGCATCCGGCCCGATCATCGCCAAGTCCATCTCGACGACCGTCGCGATCGCCATCAACTGGATCGGCAACCGGCTGTGGACCTTCGGCAAGCAGCGCACCCGCAACACCCTGCGTGAGGGCATCGAGTTCTTCTTGGTGAGCGTCGCCGGCATGGGAATCGCCGTCGGCTGCCTCTGGTTCTCCCGCGAGGTGCTCGGTTTCACGTCGCTGCTGGCCGACAACATCGCCTCGAACGTCGTCGGGCTGGCTCTCGGCGCTGCCTTCCGCTTCCTGCTCTACCGCTACTGGGTGTTCGCTCCCAGCCGCTCGGCCGCCCTGGCCGACTAG
- a CDS encoding acyl-CoA carboxylase epsilon subunit, with translation MTGEQAPRLDPASLHFITRRVSDTERAAVAVVLAAQLEQESGMLGQAPGHGVSAWQRSQRPLREPLTPGHGRWSRPAL, from the coding sequence GTGACCGGCGAGCAGGCACCGCGTCTGGACCCGGCGAGCCTCCACTTCATCACCCGGCGGGTGTCGGACACCGAGCGCGCCGCGGTCGCGGTCGTGCTCGCCGCCCAGCTGGAGCAGGAGTCCGGCATGCTCGGGCAGGCACCCGGCCACGGCGTCTCGGCCTGGCAGCGCTCCCAGCGGCCGCTCCGCGAACCCCTCACGCCGGGGCACGGCCGCTGGTCCCGCCCCGCACTCTAA
- a CDS encoding biotin--[acetyl-CoA-carboxylase] ligase translates to MSIPASSLPPEAAFPQSAALTARFTALAETGSTNDDLVARATGDEAVDWPDFSVLITDNQTRGRGRLGRTWLAPTGKSLAISVLLRPSLADGSSLPLGSYGWFPLLAGAAMTKAVRQVVIAGHELTVAEAAAAGEEDVAEAPPVMLKWPNDVQISGYKVSGILSELLPITAGGAPGGVVIGAGLNVSLDEHDLPTLTSTSLTLVTGSAVSPDAVLAGYLSALAELYRSFLAAGGDAVASGLHAEVSALCGTLGQDVRVELPGGGELLGSAVAIESDGRLRVRERSSGEETSVAAGDVTHLRY, encoded by the coding sequence ATGAGCATTCCCGCATCGTCCCTGCCCCCAGAGGCCGCGTTCCCCCAGAGCGCCGCACTGACTGCGCGCTTCACCGCGCTGGCCGAGACCGGCTCAACCAACGACGACCTGGTCGCCAGGGCGACGGGCGACGAGGCGGTGGATTGGCCGGACTTCTCCGTGCTGATCACCGACAATCAGACCCGCGGGCGTGGCCGTTTGGGCCGCACCTGGCTGGCTCCCACCGGCAAGTCGCTGGCCATCTCGGTGCTGCTGCGGCCGAGCCTCGCCGACGGCTCGTCGCTGCCGCTCGGCAGCTACGGCTGGTTCCCGCTGTTGGCCGGGGCGGCCATGACCAAGGCCGTGCGCCAGGTGGTCATCGCCGGGCACGAGCTGACGGTGGCCGAGGCCGCCGCCGCGGGCGAGGAAGACGTCGCCGAGGCGCCGCCGGTGATGCTCAAGTGGCCGAACGACGTGCAGATCTCTGGGTACAAGGTCAGCGGCATCCTGAGCGAACTCCTCCCGATCACCGCCGGCGGCGCCCCGGGCGGCGTCGTGATCGGTGCAGGGCTCAACGTCTCGCTGGACGAGCACGACCTGCCCACCCTCACCTCGACCTCGCTGACGCTGGTGACCGGGTCAGCGGTGAGCCCTGACGCCGTGCTCGCCGGCTACCTCAGCGCGCTGGCCGAGCTCTATCGCTCCTTCCTCGCGGCGGGCGGCGACGCCGTGGCGAGCGGCCTGCATGCAGAGGTGAGCGCCCTCTGCGGCACCCTCGGACAGGACGTGCGGGTCGAGCTGCCGGGCGGCGGCGAACTGCTCGGCAGCGCGGTCGCGATTGAGAGCGACGGCCGGCTGCGGGTGCGCGAGCGTTCCAGCGGGGAAGAGACGTCTGTCGCAGCGGGCGATGTGACGCATCTGCGGTATTAA